GAGCACTCGCAACAACGCTGCCAGAGTATAGACGTTACTGTTATAAATTTGTCCCGGACGCAGCGCCGAACCTGGTTCCACCAGTTCATCGCCAGTCGCCATCAACACAACCCGGGGACGCCGGCCGACAACGACTGCTGGCTGCCCGGTGGCAGCCAGCAGACCAATGTCCTGTGGTCGCAGACGATGCCCGGCTGGCAGCAATACGCTGCCCTGTTGCACATCAGCGCCTCTGTTCCGTACATTTTCTCCCGCGATTACCGGTTTGATGACCTTGATATTTTCGCCGTCACGCTCGCAGTTCTCCTGCATCACAACTGCGTCAGCGCCCTCGGGCATGGGTGCTCCGGTGAAGATACGAGCGACCGTGCCCGCGCGCAGCCTGTCTGGCGCTATGCCCGCCGGTACTCGCTGACTGACAAATAAAGGCACTTCAGGTTCGAGACAGGCGCTGTCAACGGCATACCCGTCCATCGCACTGTTATTCCAGGGTGGCACATCGCAGGCTGCCGATACCGCATCGAGCGCGATGCGTCCGTCAGCCTGCGACAGGGCAACGGTCTCACCGGCAATTCTCTGCCTGGCGTCATGCAGTAACTGCGTCAGCGCTACATCGATGGGCATGAGTGCACTGGCTGCTGACTCAGGCATCACCACGCGCCTTGTACCAGGACTTTACCAATCGCTGCAGGCTGCCGTGCCAGGGCCGCGGCTTGATACCAAAGGTCTCGAAAATCTTTTTGGTCGCCAAGGTGGCATTGGCAATCTGGGGGGGCTCTGACCGGCTAAGATTGATCGTAAGGTGATCCAGCAGCCGATACACCGCTTCGTCATGCTGAGCGGCAAATTTTACCAGTTGCTGGACAAACTCGCTTTCTCGCAGCGGCTCAAGCGCAGCATAGTGATAGATACCCCAGACGTCGGCATTACAGTCAACCTGTTGGCATACTGCCAGCAGAACCCTGGCCAGGTCTTCTATCGGGGTCGGCGCAAATTTGCGGCGATTGACAGTGACACTGCCATCGCCTTTCTTCAACTCTTCCAGCCAATGCCGCAGCACTTCATCCTGATTGCGGCCGAACAGCCAGCCGGCACGGACAATAATGTGCTGCTTGATGGTAGACGCGATGGCCTGTTCGGCCGCGAGCGCGGTTTGCCCATACGTGCCCAGGGGCTTGGGCAGATCCTGCTCATTGTAGGCCAGCTTTTTGTCGCCACCAAACACATGCGCCGTTGACAGGTGGATCATCGGGATATGCAGGTGGTCACACACCTGAGCGACCAGCTCTGCCTGCTTCACATTGATCAGCTCACACTGATCTTTGTGATTCTCGGCTTCGACCACCGCATGTTGACTGCCGGCAGCAAAAGCGGCCAGGTTAATCACCTGGTCCGGCGCTGCCTGAGTAATCACCTTGGCCACACTGAGCGGATCTTTTGCCAGCATGGCAGCGGAGTCCGGCGCTACCCAGTTGATCTGGCGCTCATCCAGAAGTTTGCCTAGTTCCACACCGACACCACTGTCGGCACCAATAATTAATAGCTTCACCTGCGGTGTCTGCTCCGGCCCGCCTGTCAGAACGGTATGTCGTCATCAAAGTTATCAAAATCTGCCGGCCGCGACGGATTGTTGCCGGCCGGTTGCTGCGGCTGCCCGC
The Pseudohongiella acticola DNA segment above includes these coding regions:
- a CDS encoding molybdopterin molybdotransferase MoeA, with protein sequence MPESAASALMPIDVALTQLLHDARQRIAGETVALSQADGRIALDAVSAACDVPPWNNSAMDGYAVDSACLEPEVPLFVSQRVPAGIAPDRLRAGTVARIFTGAPMPEGADAVVMQENCERDGENIKVIKPVIAGENVRNRGADVQQGSVLLPAGHRLRPQDIGLLAATGQPAVVVGRRPRVVLMATGDELVEPGSALRPGQIYNSNVYTLAALLRVLGIEPLIVGRLPDSLAETEAALRSAAAQADCIITSGGVSAGEEDHVRTALQRCGQLAIWKLALKPGKPFAYGKINNAVLFGLPGNPVSAFVTFLLLVRPALLAMMGASHCSLPERHEKAGFALPESGERQAYLRACLHTGDGDRHLQLLPDQSSGVLSSVSRADGLAIIPAFTSVAPGDQLRFLSFSDIV
- a CDS encoding SDR family oxidoreductase, with protein sequence MKLLIIGADSGVGVELGKLLDERQINWVAPDSAAMLAKDPLSVAKVITQAAPDQVINLAAFAAGSQHAVVEAENHKDQCELINVKQAELVAQVCDHLHIPMIHLSTAHVFGGDKKLAYNEQDLPKPLGTYGQTALAAEQAIASTIKQHIIVRAGWLFGRNQDEVLRHWLEELKKGDGSVTVNRRKFAPTPIEDLARVLLAVCQQVDCNADVWGIYHYAALEPLRESEFVQQLVKFAAQHDEAVYRLLDHLTINLSRSEPPQIANATLATKKIFETFGIKPRPWHGSLQRLVKSWYKARGDA